The following proteins are encoded in a genomic region of Micropterus dolomieu isolate WLL.071019.BEF.003 ecotype Adirondacks linkage group LG04, ASM2129224v1, whole genome shotgun sequence:
- the LOC123970128 gene encoding dual specificity testis-specific protein kinase 2-like: MDYHAEFCFCDPEEGHGGPDEPPLHSIHAPNRVRPSSYRALRSAVSSLARIDDFFCEKIGSGFFSEVFKVQHRITGQVMALKMNTLASNKANMLREVQLMNRLCHPNILRFLGVCVHEGQLHALTEYINGGNLEQLLDGDLYLSWGVRIGLSLDIALGLQYLHSKGIFHRDLTSKNCLVRCDNGMFTAVVGDFGLAEKIPDYSDGLGKQPLAIVGSPYWMAPEVLRGELYNEKVDVFAYGIILCEIIARIEADPDFLPRTEDFGLDVDAFENMVGDCPAAFFSLAVTCCNMSAEGRPPFSDIVLTLEGMEREEDRENPIALEPVTVDVSPYRRRSSPCHPGDRSQQRQGLARSQSDMIPPATLTPPLLGTPARVNPFSLRQDLNGGRCKLLDTPSKSVISLTFTLPALCDPCASPPHLLRGMLGSRAPPRRCQSLPCTPELSRTAALPRDTEGKEEEKDEDVRVAVIKDGTWDDVEGGVRKKTGVTAKLHERLQTEHVEMSEKREEDGIGEDLGLPVELEMVSLERLVEEEEEEEEEESVCPTEPMDCTKSPESAEGILDSTAGRPLLTSTSSSSLRTNGWRLPISNGPPSLPPLPRLDNNNSSAHVIGHQVQWGGGGRANGYSGARVLSSDPGGPSEQDEVMSCPGCCLVGLSFPSAPYRRASLPRQRPYRNLNGTITGGGASSSTTPGTATKALLRRSANGLVVSGPSVPCEPGRSLPGAQT, translated from the exons GTGCAGCATCGGATCACAGGGCAGGTGATGGCGCTGAAAATGAACACACTGGCCAGcaacaaagctaacatgctaCGAGAAGTGCAACTCATGAACAGGCTTTGCCACCCCAATATCCTCAG GTTTCTTGGGGTTTGTGTGCACGAAGGTCAACTCCACGCTCTGACTGAG TATATAAACGGAGGAAACCTGGAGCAGCTGCTGGACGGTGATCTGTACCTGTCGTGGGGCGTCAGGATCGGTCTGTCTCTGGATATTGCCCTCGGGCTGCAGTACCTGCACAGCAAGGGCATATTTCACAGAGACCTCACCTCCAAG AACTGTCTGGTTCGCTGTGATAACGGCATGTTCACTGCTGTGGTAGGAGATTTCGGCTTGGCAGAGAAGATCCCTGATTACAG TGATGGTTTGGGTAAACAGCCTCTGGCCATCGTGGGCTCCCCCTACTGGATGGCCCCTGAAGTTCTGAGAGGAGAGCTGTACAATGAGAAG GTGGATGTGTTCGCGTACGGCATCATCCTGTGTGAGATTATCGCCCGCATCGAAGCTGACCCTGACTTCTTACCCAGGACAGAG gACTTTGGTCTGGACGTGGATGCTTTTGAGAACATGGTTGGGGATTGTCCCGCTGCTTTCTTTAGCCTCGCTGTCACCTGCTGTAAT ATGAGTGCAGAGGGTCGCCCCCCGTTCTCTGACATTGTTTTGACACTGGAGGGCatggagagagaagaagacagagagaatcCCATTGCACTCG AGCCAGTGACGGTGGACGTCAGCCCGTATCGGCGGCGCAGCTCTCCGTGTCATCCCGGTGACCGCAGCCAGCAACGCCAAGGCTTGGCGAGGAGCCAGTCGGACATGATACCCCCGGCAACCCTGACCCCTCCTCTCCTTGGGACCCCTGCACGGGTCAACCCCTTCTCTCTAAGACAAGACCTGAACGGGGGGCGGTGCAAACTCTTAGACACACCCAGCAAGTCTGTCATCTCCCTGACCTTCACCCTCCCGGCACTTTGTGACCCGTGTGCCTCCCCGCCGCACCTTCTCAGGGGGATGCTGGGGTCACGAGCGCCGCCAAGGAGATGCCAGTCCCTACCCTGTACCCCGGAGCTCAGCCGGACTGCAGCCCTGCCAAGGGACACggaggggaaggaggaggaaaaggacgAGGACGTCAGAGTGGCAGTGATTAAAGATGGGACTTGGGATGATGTGGAGGGCGGCGTGAGGAAGAAGACAGGGGTGACGGCAAAGCTGCACGAGAGGCTGCAGACAGAACACGTGGAGATGAGTGAGAAGCGAGAGGAGGACGGGATAGGAGAGGATTTGGGTCTTCCTGTGGAGCTGGAGATGGTTTCTCTGGAGCGGttagtggaggaggaggaggaggaggaggaggaggagagtgttTGTCCAACAGAACCCATGGACTGTACCAAGTCTCCAGAGTCAGCAGAGGGAATCTTGGACTCTACAGCTGGAAGACCCCTGCTTacctccacttcctcctcctccttacgCACTAATGGCTGGAGACTGCCCATCTCCAACGGACCGCCCTCCTTGCCTCCTTTGCCACGActggacaacaacaacagctcaGCTCACGTGATTGGCCATCAGGTACAGTGGGGTGGAGGAGGGCGGGCTAACGGTTACAGTGGAGCCCGCGTTCTGTCCTCTGACCCTGGCGGTCCCTCTGAGCAGGATGAGGTAATGTCCTGTCCGGGCTGCTGTCTGGTGGGTCTGAGTTTCCCCTCTGCGCCCTACCGAAGGGCTTCGTTACCACGGCAGCGGCCCTACCGGAACCTCAATGGTACCATAACGGGTGGCGGCGCTTCCTCATCAACAACCCCCGGCACAGCGACCAAAGCTCTACTGCGTCGCAGCGCAAATGGACTAGTAGTGTCTGGGCCCTCTGTGCCATGTGAGCCTGGCCGCTCCCTCCCGGGGGCCCAGACATAA